One part of the Glycine max cultivar Williams 82 chromosome 14, Glycine_max_v4.0, whole genome shotgun sequence genome encodes these proteins:
- the LOC100812772 gene encoding mucin-5AC isoform X2, translating to METSKTVMSQLGAPTVRPTPLKARFANSPLEDTGRSNFVSKQPASSPGLTSSGGGIRRPSSAGNLSELTGRSNSVIKQRASSPGLTSSGGGIRRPSSSENLSEHSGRSNLVSKQSASSPGLTSSGGVTRRHSSSGNIGSRSTTPAGRSTLTTVSKSPRPSTPTAVSKSARPSTPTSQTTTPSMRTTVGSTKTSVSSAKPMVSAPKTSVSVTKTTTISAAKTTITSRSSTPLSRSNARSSTPTTKPTLPASRPTSRASTPARRPSTPPNVPTVSSPSVKTSSVSKSAPVISRQPVPSRGTSPTVKSRQWKPSEMPGFSLDAPPNLRTTLPERSLSTTRGRPGAPNLRSSSVEPASNGRPRRQSCSPSRGRSSNGISRPTGSSMPAVNRAYSKANDNVSPVVMGTKMVERVINMRKLAPPRLDDKNSFHNLSGKSSSSPDSSGFGRSLSKKSLDMAIRHMDIRRRAPGDLRPSLMTKIPASSMYSVRSGLQRSRTGSISGSPHATSSNASSEVSVNQNGLCLDNSEIDDDIVSVRSGQSSASVRGR from the exons ATGGAAACATCAAAAACTGTTATGAGCCAGCTTGGGGCTCCAACTGTCCGTCCCACACCATTAAAAGCTCGA TTTGCAAATTCTCCATTAGAAGATACTGGGAGGAGCAACTTCGTATCTAAACAACCAGCCTCCTCCCCTGGGTTGACCTCTTCAGGTGGTGGAATTAGGAGGCCCTCATCAGCCGGGAATCTGTCAGAACTTACTGGAAGGAGCAACTCAGTAATTAAACAACGAGCCTCCTCCCCTGGGTTGACCTCTTCAGGTGGTGGAATTAGGAGGCCCTCATCATCAGAGAATCTGTCAGAACATAGTGGAAGGAGCAATTTAGTATCTAAACAATCAGCCTCCTCCCCTGGGTTGACCTCTTCAGGTGGTGTAACTAGGAGGCACTCATCATCAGGGAATATTGGGTCACGATCTACAACTCCTGCTGGACGTTCTACATTGACCACAGTTTCAAAATCACCTAGACCTTCAACACCTACCGCAGTTTCAAAATCAGCCAGACCTTCAACACCTACTTCTCAGACAACCACACCTTCAATGAGGACAACCGTAGGTTCCACCAAGACCTCGGTTTCCTCAGCCAAGCCCATGGTTTCTGCTCCTAAGACTTCAGTTTCTGTCACTAAAACTACTACAATATCTGCAGCTAAAACAACAATTACATCTAGATCCTCTACACCTTTGTCAAGATCTAATGCAAGATCTTCTACACCGACAACCAAGCCTACCTTACCTGCATCCAGACCTACATCAAGGGCATCAACCCCAGCTCGCCGACCGTCAACACCACCTAATGTACCCACTGTATCTTCTCCTTCAGTTAAGACTTCTTCAGTCTCCAAGTCAGCTCCTGTGATATCAAGGCAGCCAGTACCATCCCGTGGCACTTCACCAACTGTGAAATCAAGACAATGGAAGCCATCGGAGATGCCTGGCTTTTCACTTGATGCTCCACCCAATTTGAGGACAACGCTTCCAGAAAGGTCACTGTCAACAACTAGGGGGAGGCCTGGAGCACCTAATCTACGGTCCTCATCTGTTGAGCCTGCTTCTAATGGTAGACCAAGGCGGCAATCATGCTCTCCTTCAAGAGGACGTTCCTCCAATGGCATTTCTCGTCCAACTGGAAGCTCTATGCCAGCAGTTAATCGTGCATACTCCAAGGCAAATGACAATGTTAGTCCTGTTGTAATGGGCACCAAAATGGTTGAGAGGGTAATAAATATGCGAAAACTAGCTCCACCAAGGCTGGATGACAAGAACTCTTTCCATAATCTTTCTGGCAAGTCATCTTCATCTCCAGATAGCTCGGGTTTCGGAAGATCACTCTCAAAGAAATCCTTGGATATGGCTATTAGGCATATG GATATAAGGCGAAGGGCTCCAGGCGATTTACGGCCATCACTGATGACAAAAATTCCAGCTTCTTCAATGTATAGTGTGAGGTCTGGGCTTCAGCGTAGCCGAACTGGTAGTATCTCCGGCTCTCCTCATGCTACTAGCAGTAATGCTAGTTCTGAAGTGAGTGTAAACCAAAATGGTCTTTGTTTAGATAATAGTGAAATAGATGATGATATTGTCAGCGTGAGAAGTGGTCAATCTTCTGCCAGCGTGCGGGGTAGGTAA
- the LOC100500435 gene encoding uncharacterized protein isoform X1 has translation MGRLFVTHLEGQIYTCKHCRTHLALYEDIVSKAFHSRHGRAYLFSKVVNVTTGENEDRQMATGMHTVADIFCVGCGSIVGWKYETAHEKSQKYKEGKSVIERYKVSGPDGNNNNNYWVGNEAHVGGSDADDA, from the exons ATGGGGAGGCTGTTTGTGACCCATCTGGAGGGGCAGATCTATACCTGCAAACACTGCCGCACCCACCTCGCTCTCTATGAAGACATCGTTTCCAag GCTTTCCACAGCAGACATGGGAGAGCTTATCTCTTCAGTAAGGT CGTGAATGTTACTACTGGAGAAAATGAGGACAGACAGATGGCCACTGGGATGCATACTGTGGCTGACATTTTCTGTGTGGGCTGTGGATCAATTGTGGGTTGGAAATAT GAGACTGCTCATGAAAAAAGCCAGAAGTACAAGGAAGGAAAATCTGTAATTGAACG GTACAAGGTGTCAGGTCCTGATggcaataacaataataattattggGTCGGCAATGAAGCACATGTTGGTGGAAGTGATGCAGATGATGCTTAG
- the LOC100527890 gene encoding pleckstrin homology domain-containing protein 1-like isoform X1 produces the protein MASLWRAATGMTDNATDYDGVEFWSNPERTGWLTKQGEYIKTWRRRWFVLKQGKLFWFKDSAVTRASRPRGVVPVATCLTVKGAEDILNKPNAFELSTRSDTMYFIADSEKEKEDWINSIGRSIVQHSRSVTDSEIIDYDNNSSKR, from the coding sequence ATGGCGAGCCTGTGGCGCGCGGCAACCGGCATGACGGACAACGCCACCGATTACGACGGCGTCGAGTTCTGGTCGAACCCCGAGCGGACCGGCTGGCTCACCAAGCAGGGCGAGTACATCAAGACCTGGCGCCGCCGCTGGTTCGTCCTCAAGCAAGGCAAGCTCTTCTGGTTCAAGGACTCCGCCGTCACGCGTGCGTCTCGTCCACGCGGCGTGGTCCCCGTCGCCACGTGCCTCACCGTCAAAGGCGCCGAAGACATCCTCAACAAGCCCAACGCCTTCGAGCTCTCCACGCGCTCCGACACCATGTACTTCATCGCCGACTCcgagaaggagaaggaggatTGGATCAACTCTATCGGCCGCTCCATCGTCCAGCACTCCAGATCCGTCACCGATTCCGAGATCATCGATTACGATAACAACTCCTCCAAGCGCTGA
- the LOC100812772 gene encoding serine/arginine repetitive matrix protein 2 isoform X1 has protein sequence MNRSFRAVELQMQDAFNQRRHQLAALRSSSPRVMDRDDELALFLEMRNREKERNDLLLRAAEDFDAAAPLGSDPGNSPLFNVPPAASAPARKTGADDFLNSENDKNDYDWLLTPPGTPLFPSLEMETSKTVMSQLGAPTVRPTPLKARFANSPLEDTGRSNFVSKQPASSPGLTSSGGGIRRPSSAGNLSELTGRSNSVIKQRASSPGLTSSGGGIRRPSSSENLSEHSGRSNLVSKQSASSPGLTSSGGVTRRHSSSGNIGSRSTTPAGRSTLTTVSKSPRPSTPTAVSKSARPSTPTSQTTTPSMRTTVGSTKTSVSSAKPMVSAPKTSVSVTKTTTISAAKTTITSRSSTPLSRSNARSSTPTTKPTLPASRPTSRASTPARRPSTPPNVPTVSSPSVKTSSVSKSAPVISRQPVPSRGTSPTVKSRQWKPSEMPGFSLDAPPNLRTTLPERSLSTTRGRPGAPNLRSSSVEPASNGRPRRQSCSPSRGRSSNGISRPTGSSMPAVNRAYSKANDNVSPVVMGTKMVERVINMRKLAPPRLDDKNSFHNLSGKSSSSPDSSGFGRSLSKKSLDMAIRHMDIRRRAPGDLRPSLMTKIPASSMYSVRSGLQRSRTGSISGSPHATSSNASSEVSVNQNGLCLDNSEIDDDIVSVRSGQSSASVRGR, from the exons ATGAATCGGAGCTTCAGAGCGGTGGAATTGCAAATGCAAGACGCGTTTAATCAGAGGCGGCACCAATTGGCGGCTCTCAGGTCCTCCTCTCCGCGCGTCATGGACAGGGACGACGAGCTCGCTTTGTTCCTTGAAATGCGGAACCGCGAGAAGGAGCGCAACGATCTCCTGCTCCGCGCAGCAGAGGATTTCGACGCTGCAGCACCATTAG GCTCTGATCCGGGAAATTCTCCCTTGTTTAACGTTCCGCCGGCTGCGTCGGCTCCGGCGAGGAAGACCGGTGCTGATGATTTTCTCAATTCGGAAAATGATAAGAATGACTATGACTG gcTTCTAACCCCACCTGGGACTCCCCTTTTCCCTTCTTTGGAGATGGAAACATCAAAAACTGTTATGAGCCAGCTTGGGGCTCCAACTGTCCGTCCCACACCATTAAAAGCTCGA TTTGCAAATTCTCCATTAGAAGATACTGGGAGGAGCAACTTCGTATCTAAACAACCAGCCTCCTCCCCTGGGTTGACCTCTTCAGGTGGTGGAATTAGGAGGCCCTCATCAGCCGGGAATCTGTCAGAACTTACTGGAAGGAGCAACTCAGTAATTAAACAACGAGCCTCCTCCCCTGGGTTGACCTCTTCAGGTGGTGGAATTAGGAGGCCCTCATCATCAGAGAATCTGTCAGAACATAGTGGAAGGAGCAATTTAGTATCTAAACAATCAGCCTCCTCCCCTGGGTTGACCTCTTCAGGTGGTGTAACTAGGAGGCACTCATCATCAGGGAATATTGGGTCACGATCTACAACTCCTGCTGGACGTTCTACATTGACCACAGTTTCAAAATCACCTAGACCTTCAACACCTACCGCAGTTTCAAAATCAGCCAGACCTTCAACACCTACTTCTCAGACAACCACACCTTCAATGAGGACAACCGTAGGTTCCACCAAGACCTCGGTTTCCTCAGCCAAGCCCATGGTTTCTGCTCCTAAGACTTCAGTTTCTGTCACTAAAACTACTACAATATCTGCAGCTAAAACAACAATTACATCTAGATCCTCTACACCTTTGTCAAGATCTAATGCAAGATCTTCTACACCGACAACCAAGCCTACCTTACCTGCATCCAGACCTACATCAAGGGCATCAACCCCAGCTCGCCGACCGTCAACACCACCTAATGTACCCACTGTATCTTCTCCTTCAGTTAAGACTTCTTCAGTCTCCAAGTCAGCTCCTGTGATATCAAGGCAGCCAGTACCATCCCGTGGCACTTCACCAACTGTGAAATCAAGACAATGGAAGCCATCGGAGATGCCTGGCTTTTCACTTGATGCTCCACCCAATTTGAGGACAACGCTTCCAGAAAGGTCACTGTCAACAACTAGGGGGAGGCCTGGAGCACCTAATCTACGGTCCTCATCTGTTGAGCCTGCTTCTAATGGTAGACCAAGGCGGCAATCATGCTCTCCTTCAAGAGGACGTTCCTCCAATGGCATTTCTCGTCCAACTGGAAGCTCTATGCCAGCAGTTAATCGTGCATACTCCAAGGCAAATGACAATGTTAGTCCTGTTGTAATGGGCACCAAAATGGTTGAGAGGGTAATAAATATGCGAAAACTAGCTCCACCAAGGCTGGATGACAAGAACTCTTTCCATAATCTTTCTGGCAAGTCATCTTCATCTCCAGATAGCTCGGGTTTCGGAAGATCACTCTCAAAGAAATCCTTGGATATGGCTATTAGGCATATG GATATAAGGCGAAGGGCTCCAGGCGATTTACGGCCATCACTGATGACAAAAATTCCAGCTTCTTCAATGTATAGTGTGAGGTCTGGGCTTCAGCGTAGCCGAACTGGTAGTATCTCCGGCTCTCCTCATGCTACTAGCAGTAATGCTAGTTCTGAAGTGAGTGTAAACCAAAATGGTCTTTGTTTAGATAATAGTGAAATAGATGATGATATTGTCAGCGTGAGAAGTGGTCAATCTTCTGCCAGCGTGCGGGGTAGGTAA
- the LOC100776429 gene encoding probable LRR receptor-like serine/threonine-protein kinase At3g47570, which produces MALTLVMFLLSLVSQSMVSMMPGTVGHSLSAESDKVALLALKQKLTNGVFDALPSWNESLHLCEWQGVTCGHRHMRVTVLRLENQNWGGTLGPSLANLTFLRKLILSNIDLHAQIPTQIDRLKMLQVLDLSHNNLHGQIPIHLTNCSKLEVINLLYNKLTGKLPWFGTGSITKLRKLLLGANDLVGTITPSLGNLSSLQNITLARNHLEGTIPHALGRLSNLKELNLGLNHLSGVVPDSLYNLSNIQIFVLAKNQLCGTLPSNMQLAFPNLRDFLVGGNNFNGSFPSSISNITGLHVFDISLNGFSGSIPPTLGSLNKLTRFHIAYNSFGSGRAQDLDFLSSLTNCTQLHKLILEGNQFGGVLPDLIGNFSANLTLLDIGKNQISGMIPEGIGKLIGLTEFTMVDNYLEGTIPGSIGKLKNLVRFTLEGNYLSGNIPTAIGNLTMLSELYLRTNNLEGSIPLSLKYCTRMQSVGVADNNLSGDIPNQTFGNLEGLINLDLSNNSFTGSIPLEFGNLKHLSILYLNENKLSGEIPPELSTCSMLTELVLERNYFHGSIPSFLGSFRSLEILDLSNNDLSSTIPGELQNLTFLNTLNLSFNHLYGEVPIGGVFNNLTAVSLIGNKDLCGGIPQLKLPTCSRLPSKKHKWSIRKKLIVIIVIGVGGGLVSSIIFISIYLFRKKPKIFSSSQSLQNMYLKVSYGELHEATNGFSSSNLVGTGSFGSVYKGSLLHFESLVAVKVLNLETFGASKSFAAECKALGKIMHNNVLKILTFCSSVDYNGDDFKAIVFEFMPNGSLDSLLHGNEELESGNFNLNLQLLLNIALDVANALEYLHHVSEQAVVHCDIKPSNILLDDDFVAHLGDFGLARLFHVLTEHSSRDQISSSAIKGTIGYVPPEYGAGVRVSPKGDIYSYGILLLEMLTGMRPTDNMFGEGLSLHKFCQMTIPEEITEIVDSRLLVPINKEGTRVIETNIRECLVAFARIGVSCSAELPVRRMDIKDVIMELEAIKQKLPQ; this is translated from the exons ATGGCTCTAACTTTAGTCATGTTTCTTCTCAGCCTTGTTTCACAAAGCATGGTGTCCATGATGCCAGGTACAGTGGGTCATTCTTTGAGTGCAGAGAGTGATAAGGTGGCTTTACTTGCTCTGAAGCAAAAGCTTACCAATGGAGTGTTTGATGCTCTTCCATCATGGAACGAGTCTTTGCATTTGTGTGAGTGGCAGGGTGTTACATGCGGCCACCGCCACATGAGAGTCACAGTATTGCGCTTGGAAAATCAAAACTGGGGTGGTACTCTTGGACCATCCTTGGCAAATCTAACCTTCCTCAGAAAGCTCATTCTTTCCAACATCGACTTGCATGCCCAAATTCCTACGCAAATTGATCGACTAAAGATGTTGCAGGTTCTTGACTTGAGCCACAACAATCTCCACGGTCAGATTCCTATACACCTTACCAACTGCTCTAAACTTGAGGTAATTAACTTGTTGTACAATAAACTCACCGGAAAACTTCCCTGGTTCGGAACTGGATCCATCACAAAGCTTAGGAAGTTGCTTCTCGGTGCCAATGATCTAGTTGGTACTATAACACCTTCCTTGGGGAATCTTTCATCCCTCCAAAATATTACACTTGCACGAAATCATTTGGAAGGAACTATACCTCATGCTTTGGGCCGGTTATCAAATTTGAAAGAGTTGAATCTTGGTTTAAATCATTTGTCGGGAGTAGTCCCTGATTCCCTTTACAACCTTTCcaatattcaaatttttgttcTCGCAAAAAACCAGTTATGTGGTACTCTTCCATCAAACATGCAACTTGCTTTTCCAAATCTTCGAGATTTCTTGGTTGGAGGTAACAACTTCAATGGAAGTTTCCCGTCTTCAATATCCAACATCACCGGATTGCACGTGTTTGATATCTCCTTAAATGGTTTTAGCGGATCAATTCCTCCCACTTTGGGAAGCTTAAACAAACTAACGAGGTTTCACATTGCTTATAATAGTTTTGGAAGTGGGAGAGCTCAGGATTTGGATTTCCTTTCCTCATTAACCAATTGTACTCAATTGCACAAACTTATTTTGGAGGGCAATCAATTTGGTGGTGTGTTGCCAGATCTTATTGGAAACTTTTCTGCCAATCTCACTTTGCTTGATATTggaaaaaatcaaatatctgGAATGATACCTGAAGGAATTGGAAAGCTAATCGGTTTAACTGAGTTCACTATGGTAGATAATTACCTAGAGGGAACTATTCCAGGTTCAATTGGAAAGCTTAAAAATCTAGTAAGATTCACCCTGGAAGGAAACTATTTGTCTGGTAATATTCCTACCGCCATTGGCAATCTTACTATGTTGTCTGAACTTTATCTGCGCACAAATAATCTCGAAGGAAGCATTCCTTTAAGCCTTAAATACTGCACCCGCATGCAGTCAGTTGGTGTTGCTGACAACAACTTGAGTGGTGATATCCCTAATCAAACATTTGGCAATCTAGAAGGCTTGATAAATCTTGACTTGTCCAACAACTCTTTCACTGGTTCCATTCCTTTAGAGTTTGGAAACTTGAAGCACCTttccatattatatttaaatgaaaacaaGTTGTCTGGTGAAATTCCCCCAGAACTTAGCACTTGTTCCATGTTAACAGAGCTCGTGCTGGAGAGAAACTACTTCCATGGAAGCATACCTTCGTTCTTGGGCTCTTTCAGATCCCTCGAAATCCTAGACCTTTCTAACAATGACTTGTCGAGCACAATCCCTGGTGAACTACAAAATCTGACTTTTTTGAATACATTGAACTTGTCTTTTAACCATCTTTATGGTGAAGTTCCTATAGGAGGTGTCTTTAATAACTTAACAGCAGTTTCACTCATTGGAAATAAGGATCTCTGTGGGGGGATACCTCAACTGAAGCTCCCAACTTGCTCTAGGTTGCCGTCAAAGAAACACAAGTGGTCTATTAGAAAGAAACTCATTGTCATCATTGTAATTGGAGTTGGAGGGGGTTTGGTCAGTTCCATAATATTCATCAGCATCTATTTGTTCAGAAAAAAGcccaaaatattttcttcatcaCAGTCTCTGCAAAATATGTACTTGAAGGTTTCTTATGGAGAGCTGCATGAAGCTACCAATGGATTTTCTTCATCCAATTTAGTAGGTACCGGAAGCTTTGGTTCTGTGTATAAAGGATCTCTTCTCCATTTTGAAAGTCTTGTTGCTGTAAAGGTGTTGAACCTTGAAACTTTTGGGGCATCAAAGAGTTTCGCAGCTGAATGCAAGGCTCTAGGAAAGATCATGCACAATAATGTTCTCAAGATCCTGACATTTTGTTCAAGTGTTGATTATAATGGGGATGATTTCAAGGCTATAGTTTTTGAGTTCATGCCTAATGGGAGTCTAGATAGTTTGCTGCACGGCAATGAAGAGCTCGAGTCTGGAAATTTCAATCTCAACCTTCAACTTTTGCTAAATATTGCTCTTGATGTTGCTAATGCATTGGAATATCTTCATCATGTTTCTGAGCAAGCTGTAGTCCACTGTGATATTAAGCCAAGCAACATTCTTCTTGATGATGACTTTGTTGCTCACTTGGGTGATTTTGGGTTAGCGAGGCTCTTTCATGTGCTCACGGAACATTCCAGCAGAGATCAGATTAGTTCGTCTGCAATTAAAGGAACCATTGGATATGTTCCCCCTG AATACGGAGCAGGTGTACGAGTATCACCAAAAGGAGATATCTACAGCTACGGAATTCTTCTGTTGGAGATGCTGACGGGAATGAGACCAACAGATAACATGTTTGGTGAGGGTCTTAGCCTACACAAATTCTGTCAGATGACAATTCCAGAAGAAATAACTGAGATAGTAGATTCACGTTTGCTTGTGCCAATTAATAAAGAAGGAACAAGGGTCATTGAAACCAACATCAGGGAGTGTCTGGTGGCCTTTGCTAGGATTGGAGTTTCATGTTCTGCAGAATTGCCCGTTCGGCGAATGGACATAAAAGATGTGATAATGGAGTTGGAAGCAATCAAACAGAAGCTTCCCCAGTAG